The Candidatus Margulisiibacteriota bacterium region CTACTAATTGGATTAATTGCTGGCTATATTATAGTTAACATCAGCAGAAAATCTGTCCAATCAGAAAACGTTTATATAATAAATTTCGGAACTCTACTGTTCATCACTGGACTAGCCAATACCTTAGGGGTATCACCGCTGCTAGCAAACATGACCTACGGGGTAATTCTTGCCAATTTCTCAAAATTATCTGGCAAAAAACTAATAGATTTTGTTCAACGAATATCACCTCCTATCTTTATCGCTTTTTTTGTGACAGCTGGCGCGCATCTAAAATTATCTGTACTATTTAGTTTATGGGCTGTCGTTTTAGTATTTCTTGTGTCTCGAATGCTAGGGAAAATATCAGGAGCTTCTTTAGGCGCCAAAATAGCTGACACTGAACCAATTATTAAAAAGTATATTGGGTTTAGTTTGCTCTCTCAAATAGGCGTAGCTGTTGGTCTTGCACTAATTGTAGCAAAAGATTTTGGGAATCTAGGTGTTCAGGGAAAAGTATTGTCTGCCATAGTTATTAACGTCTTGCTAGGCTCAACGATAATAACTGAAATTGTCGGACCTATTATGACCAAATATTCTCTAGCTAAAGCTGGAGAAACAAACAAAAACAGGAGGATATGATGGAAAACGAACTTAATACAATGGTTATAATTAATCTTCATGAAACAGAATATTTAGTAGAAATTTTAGAATGTTTAGCAGAAGAATATGTTCATGAAACGGTTGTCTCCAACGGTGAAAGCATCCAAAGCAGGCACGACAATAACAATATCCCCAATATTAGCTTTATCTTACAAACATTAAAAGACGAATCTAACAACAATATAATTACGGCTAT contains the following coding sequences:
- a CDS encoding cation:proton antiporter; the encoded protein is MLNILNLNALEVVGLATIFGYLAGKICMKLKIPAVAGYVIIGVALGPSLLNVFSEKLLFEVSIISDLALAIIAFIVGAEIKLYELYTSGKKILIVALFESLITFILVFTCILLFFKNLPLALILGAIGSATAPAATVMVIRELRATGPLTKMILAVVALDDAFALMFYSLAASIAKVLLVPSTNINFLKVIFIASREIAFSLLIGLIAGYIIVNISRKSVQSENVYIINFGTLLFITGLANTLGVSPLLANMTYGVILANFSKLSGKKLIDFVQRISPPIFIAFFVTAGAHLKLSVLFSLWAVVLVFLVSRMLGKISGASLGAKIADTEPIIKKYIGFSLLSQIGVAVGLALIVAKDFGNLGVQGKVLSAIVINVLLGSTIITEIVGPIMTKYSLAKAGETNKNRRI